Proteins encoded together in one Scheffersomyces stipitis CBS 6054 chromosome 5, complete sequence window:
- a CDS encoding predicted protein, with protein sequence MSEQLQLYSGAICTAIPAPIKACLVDVSHIRQIPDNQEVFLIEDHRKNPKFDKSLIFDLLESVPAKSYTEAIATHIEELVEPNESATNWFIENLTRDNFQQEVNFSFIEHANSRKDAAEPDSPVAVFTFIAFIRLDRVETDVLITLNVPLAEQIDPQQFLKYLGSSGEVVEAYEDLKKQYLVFRDIGYNYFVEDWGLFGM encoded by the coding sequence ATGTCCGAACAATTGCAGTTATACTCTGGAGCCATCTGCACAGCCATCCCTGCTCCCATCAAAGCTTGTCTTGTGGATGTTTCACATATCCGTCAGATCCCAGATAACCAGGAAGTGTTCCTTATTGAGGACCACAGAAAAAACCCCAAGTTCGACAAATCCCTCATCTTTGACTTGCTAGAGAGCGTTCCGGCAAAGTCGTATACAGAGGCCATAGCTACccatatagaagaacttgtagaGCCTAATGAATCGGCTACCAATTGgtttattgaaaatttgacCAGAGACAATTTTCAGCAGGAAGTAAACTTCAGCTTCATAGAACACGCCAACTCTCGTAAAGATGCCGCAGAGCCAGATTCGCCTGTAGCTGTATTCACATTCATCGCTTTTATCCGTTTGGATAGAGTTGAAACCGATGTGTTAATCACTTTGAATGTGCCGCTTGCTGAACAAATCGACCCTCAGCAATTTTTGAAGTACTTGGGATCGCTGGGGGAAGTCGTGGAAGCCTACGAAGACTTAAAGAAACAGTATTTGGTGTTCAGGGACATAGGATATAATTACTTTGTGGAGGACTGGGGCTTGTTCGGGATGTGA
- a CDS encoding predicted protein, whose translation MSLPILHNRKRPIVITVVVLVILLLITKVSTSKHSAKNIQEVLQSLPNENILGLSKLVNNENEKSQDEFFARLEKSNKKFFSSQEARLQKLEKQNELLLKEIKSLKQPSNYASLRERLLFVYPYDSSVRFPAYIWQSWKHGLNDERFNEKYREGESQWAWKNPGFVHELFNDDTAHTMIKFLYHQIPEVLEAYEAMPEVILRMDFFRYLILFAKGGVYADIDTYPLQPIPNWIPENVSPDELGMIVSIETDSNSPNWRTESVRRLQFAQFVIQAKPGHPILREIIAQIIERTLQKRKALLDTEKLKLTGSSNQRSLDISRWTGAGLWTDVILKYFNDYIQSSIYQKITWKEFHELKIPKLVSDILILPIHSFASDIEIPKDGKIEDPLAFVKHYAAKIWKTT comes from the coding sequence ATGAGTTTGCCAATCTTGCACAACCGAAAAAGGCCAATAGTGATAACGGTCGTTGTACTAGTAATACTATTGTTGATCACCAAAGTATCGACTTCGAAACACTCAGCCAAAAACATCCAGGAAGTGCTTCAGAGTCTTCCCAACGAAAATATATTAGGTCTCTCCAAACTTGTAAACAACGAAAACGAGAAGAGTCAGGATGAGTTCTTCGCTCGTTTAGAGAAGctgaacaagaaattctTTCTGTCTCAGGAAGCTCGCTTACAAAAATTGGAGAAACAAAATGAGTTGTTGctcaaggaaatcaagtcACTCAAACAACCTTCAAACTATGCATCACTCCGTGAAAGATTGTTATTTGTGTATCCATACGATTCCTCTGTTCGTTTCCCAGCGTACATATGGCAGTCTTGGAAACATGGGTTAAACGACGAACGATTTAACGAGAAGTATCGTGAGGGTGAAAGTCAATGGGCTTGGAAAAACCCCGGTTTTGTCCAcgagttgttcaacgaTGACACGGCCCATACGATGATCAAGTTCCTTTACCATCAGATTCCAGAAGTTCTCGAAGCATACGAAGCCATGCCTGAAGTCATTCTCAGAATGGACTTCTTCAGATACTTGATCTTATTTGCCAAGGGAGGTGTTTATGCCGATATTGACACATACCCATTGCAACCTATTCCCAACTGGATTCCTGAAAACGTTTCTCCAGATGAATTGGGAATGATTGTTAGCATAGAAACCGACTCCAACTCTCCTAACTGGAGAACGGAATCGGTTCGTAGATTGCAATTTGCCCAGTTTGTCATTCAAGCAAAGCCGGGCCATCCAATTCTCCGTGAGATCATCGCTCAGATCATCGAGAGAACGTTGCAGAAGCGCAAGGCATTGTTGGATAccgagaagttgaagttaaCCGGATCGTCCAACCAAAGAAGCTTGGATATTTCTCGCTGGACCGGTGCTGGCTTGTGGACAGATGTCATAttgaagtacttcaacGACTACATCCAGAGTTCCATCTACCAAAAGATCACATGGAAAGAGTTCCACGAGTTGAAAATTCCCAAGTTGGTCAGTGACATTTTGATCTTGCCCATCCATTCGTTTGCATCTGATATCGAGATTCCAAAGGACGGAAAGATTGAGGATCCCCTTGCATTTGTGAAGCACTATGCGGCAAAGATCTGGAAGACCACTtag
- a CDS encoding predicted protein, protein MSVYKFAIDYCYNGPVNKITTLVDSVMTFVSPQEGESSTSTICAKDKTRVDTSAKEEQIQDQFEVVNAEDYASATETITTAPPSSAGSSSKRKYRKKKKNRKRRHGKIYASISPVPFPKSGEESIFEAVQEDSTEEPTEEELASLEGSSFFEKQKAAFDSFNKLSVLSKTIEDSEWLDKEDIIHPKSGMPRDIFQAMKLGESPFQMPPQPLVQDVKAIGLQPPLQTIEQAVADAAASEPKPTKEAAKESKMALLREILPTSFFETPRREFQYRKTSKMEEIFQSMELGGRTNPPRYLIQQNGR, encoded by the coding sequence ATGTCCGTGTACAAGTTTGCTATCGACTATTGCTACAATGGACCCGTAAATAAGATTACTACTTTAGTTGACTCTGTTATGACGTTTGTGAGCCCACAGGAAGGAGAAAGTTCTACCTCTACTATTTGTGCTAAAGATAAGACTAGAGTCGACACTTctgcaaaagaagaacaaattcaagaccaatttgaagttgtgAATGCAGAAGACTATGCCCTGGCAACTGAGACTATTACCACGGCACCTCCTTCGTCTGCCGGTTCAAGTTCTAAGAGAAAATATaggaaaaagaaaaagaacaGGAAGAGAAGACATGGCAAAATATATGCTTCCATCCTGCCAGTGCCATTTCCAAAGTCTGGTGAAGAAAGCATTTTTGAAGCCGTCCAGGAAGATTCAACggaagaaccaactgaagAGGAGCTTGCCTCCTTAGAAGGACTGAGCTTTTTTGAAAAGCAGAAAGCCGCATTCGATAGCTTCAACAaacttctggttctttccaaaacaattgaagattcGGAGTGGTtagacaaagaagatatAATACATCCCAAGAGCGGTATGCCAAGGGACATCTTCCAGGCCATGAAATTAGGGGAAAGTCCATTTCAGATGCCCCCTCAGCCTTTGGTACAAGATGTTAAAGCAATAGGGTTGCAACCCCCGCTTCAGACAATCGAACAAGCAGTAGCAGATGCTGCTGCTTCCGAACCAAAGCCAACAAAAGAGGCAGCCAAAGAAAGCAAGATGGCGTTGTTGCGAGAGATTTTGCCAACAAGCTTCTTTGAAACCCCCAGACGAGAGTTCCAATACAGAAAGACATCGAAGATGGAagagatttttcaatctaTGGAACTTGGTGGAAGAACAAACCCACCTCGTTATTTGATTCAACAAAATGGAAGG
- the OYE2.9 gene encoding NADPH dehydrogenase (NADH:flavin oxidoreductase (old yellow enzyme)~go_function oxidoreductase activity~go_process electron transport), with translation MSQSGVPLKNTNVFKPVAVGQNSVSNRIVYVPTTRMRATADFVPSDLELKYYEDRAQYPGTLLITEATYVSERAGLYDRVPGIWNEKQTKAWKQITDAIHKKGSFVSCQLWFLGRVGDPALLKKYGHDLVGASAVYPSGGYQKKAEKVGNPLRALTRAELKDIIVNDYINAAKNAFAAGFDYIELHGAHGYFLDTFLHPSSNQRTDDYGGSIEKRARFVLEVIDELIKAVGANRVALRISPWAMVQGVGAQYEEVHPITTFSYLLNELQKRANQGNELAYISVVEPRVQGTVTVDEWVGDNSFVRHIWKGVIVKAGNYTYDAPSFKTIQEETNDDKVLVGFSRYFTSNPDLVSRLAEGKPLTKYERPTFYTPDNWGYNTWSNHDDKSKYDKNDEKKVFPRALARL, from the coding sequence ATGTCACAGTCTGGTGTCCCCTTGAAGAACACTAATGTGTTTAAGCCCGTTGCAGTGGGTCAAAACTCAGTTTCCAACCGTATCGTGTACGTTCCTACTACTAGAATGAGAGCCACAGCAGACTTCGTTCCTTCAgacttggagttgaagtaCTATGAAGACAGAGCTCAGTACCCAGGCACATTGTTGATTACAGAGGCTACGTATGTTTCCGAGAGAGCAGGTTTGTATGACCGAGTTCCTGGGATCTGGAACGAGAAGCAAACCAAGGCATGGAAGCAGATCACTGATGCCATTCACAAAAAGGGTTCCTTTGTCAGTTGTCAGTTGTGGTTTTTGGGCCGTGTAGGCGATCCagctttgttgaagaagtatggCCACGATTTGGTGGGTGCTTCGGCCGTATACCCTTCAGGCGGCtaccagaagaaagctGAAAAGGTAGGTAACCCACTCAGAGCTTTGACTAGAGCTGAGTTGAAGGATATCATAGTCAATGACTATATCAATGCTGCTAAGAATGCCTTTGCTGCTGGCTTCGACTACATTGAACTCCACGGTGCTCACGGTTACTTTTTAGACACTTTCTTGCATCCCCTGTCCAACCAGAGAACAGACGACTACGGTGGTTCCATCGAGAAGAGAGCCAGGTTCGTTTTGGAGGTAATTGACGAGTTGATTAAGGCTGTAGGTGCCAACAGAGTGGCCTTGAGAATTTCTCCCTGGGCCATGGTTCAAGGTGTGGGAGCTCAGTACGAAGAAGTTCATCCTATCACTACTTTCAGctacttgttgaacgagTTGCAGAAGAGAGCTAACCAGGGTAACGAGTTAGCATACATATCTGTAGTCGAGCCCCGTGTTCAAGGTACCGTCACAGTTGATGAATGGGTTGGTGACAATAGTTTCGTTCGTCACATCTGGAAGGGAGTCATTGTCAAAGCTGGTAATTACACCTATGATGCTCCCTCCTTCAAGACTATTCAGGAGGAAACTAATGACGATAAAGTACTTGTGGGATTCTCGAGATACTTCACCTCTAACCCCGATTTGGTCTCGAGATTGGCTGAAGGCAAGCCTTTGACTAAGTACGAAAGACCTACTTTCTACACTCCTGATAACTGGGGCTACAACACCTGGAGCAACCATGACGATAAAAGTAAATATGACAAGAATGACGAGAAGAAGGTCTTTCCTAGAGCTCTTGCCAGACTTTAG
- the OYE2.4 gene encoding NAPDH dehydrogenase (old yellow enzyme), isoform 2 (NAPDH dehydrogenase (old yellow enzyme), isoform 2 (OYE23)~go_function oxidoreductase activity~go_process electron transport), with the protein MPANRALATTKLFKPLRVGTNELSHRVVFAPTTRVRASDDHTPTDLMLQHYDERSRFAGTLVIVEATFPTDKGALDVHIPGLWSKEHIVAWKRINDKIHANKSFSSVQLWMLGRVADPAVLKRRHLPYVGVSPIYHSEEARKIAHQSGNLLREYTQDELHQLIYESFANSARSAIEAGFDYVEVHCAYGYLGDQFLQPCSNQRTDEYGGSIENRARFVLELIDHLVSVVGAHRLAIRVSPWGKGQGMKGADDVVHPITTFSYLLNELQKRANFGHELAYVSLVEPRGPPPKDPLEVYQLPSNAFASKIWKGVFVKANYTYDAPNFEALQRDIEDDRTLVGFSRYFTSNPDLVERLRDGLQLAEYDEDTFYQWNNWGYNTWNEHGHRRHYDEEKEKKRVPKIIK; encoded by the coding sequence ATGCCCGCGAACAGGGCTCTAGCAACCACCAAGCTCTTCAAGCCTCTAAGAGTAGGAACCAATGAGCTTTCTCACCGTGTAGTGTTTGCTCCAACAACGAGAGTCCGGGCTCTGGATGACCATACTCCTACTGACTTGATGCTTCAGCACTACGACGAGAGGTCGAGATTTGCTGGAACTTTGGTGATAGTAGAAGCGACTTTTCCAACTGACAAGGGAGCCTTGGATGTTCATATTCCAGGACTCTGGTCAAAGGAACATATTGTAGCTTGGAAAAGGATAAACGACAAGATCCATGCGAACAAGTCGTTTTCGTCAGTACAGTTGTGGATGTTGGGAAGAGTGGCCGATCCAGCAGTTCTCAAAAGAAGACATCTACCTTATGTTGGAGTTTCCCCCATCTACCATAGTGAAGAAGCTAGGAAGATTGCACATCAGTCCGGTAATCTTCTCAGGGAATACACTCAAGATGAGTTGCACCAGCTTATATATGAAAGTTTTGCAAACTCAGCTAGGAGTGCAATAGAGGCAGGGTTTGACTACGTAGAGGTCCATTGTGCCTATGGCTATTTGGGAGAtcagtttcttcagccCTGTTCCAACCAGAGAACAGATGAATACGGAGGCTCCATCGAGAACAGAGCGAGATTCGTATTGGAGTTAATAGACCATTTGGTGTCTGTAGTGGGTGCTCATAGATTGGCAATCAGGGTTTCTCCTTGGGGAAAGGGCCAAGGCATGAAAGGCGCAGATGATGTTGTTCATCCAATTACAACCTTCAGCTACTTGCTTAATGAACTTCAGAAAAGAGCGAATTTTGGCCATGAACTAGCTTATGTCTCGTTAGTTGAACCCCGAGGTCCACCACCCAAGGATCCTTTGGAGGTATACCAACTTCCTAGCAATGCGTTTGCTTCCAAAATATGGAAGGGTGTCTTTGTCAAGGCTAACTACACCTACGATGCACCAAACTTCGAGGCTCTCCAGAGAGATATAGAAGACGACAGGACGTTGGTAGGGTTCTCGAGGTATTTCACCAGTAACCCCGATCTTGTGGAAAGACTCCGTGATGGTCTACAGCTCGCAGAATACGACGAAGACACTTTCTACCAGTGGAATAACTGGGGCTACAATACTTGGAACGAGCACGGGCACCGGAGACAttatgatgaagaaaaggagaagaaaagagtgCCAAAAATTATAAAATAG
- the OYE2.1 gene encoding NAPDH dehydrogenase (old yellow enzyme) (EPB1) (NADH:flavin oxidoreductase (old yellow enzyme)~go_function oxidoreductase activity~go_process electron transport) gives MTAPRALGDTKLFEPIKVGRNNIGHRVVFAPTTRYRALKDHTPSDLQLEYYDARSKFPGTLITTEATFSSEQGGLFDNIPGIYTDRHTAAWKKINERIHANKSFSSIQLWFLGRVGNPKLLKEAGLPFVSASDVYWNEDSKKLAEEVGNPLRPLTKEEIKDIIYNKYTIAAKNALEAGFDYVEIHSAHGYLLDQFLQPSTNHRTDEYGGSIENRARFVLELVDHLIPIVGADRLAIRISPWAKFQNMKAEEDVVHPITTFSYLVNELQRRADAGNQLAYISVVEPRVQASYDVDVNAQVGDNSFISKIWKGILIKAGSYTYDAPEFTTLRTDLADNRTLVGFSRYFTSNPDFVKRLRDGLELTPYVRDTFYTRDNWGYNTWNEYGVEHKFVEEEEVKVVAQEIKGN, from the coding sequence CCAAGTTGTTTGAGCCAATCAAGGTTGGCAGAAATAACATCGGCCACAGAGTCGTGTTTGCCCCAACAACTAGATACAGAGCCTTGAAGGACCACACACCTTCTgatttgcaattggaatACTACGACGCCAGATCCAAGTTCCCAGGAACTTTGATCACTACCGAAgctactttttcttctgagCAAGGTGGTTTGTTCGACAACATTCCTGGTATCTACACCGACAGGCACACTGCTGcttggaagaaaatcaaTGAGAGAATTCACGCCAACAAGTCGTTCTCTTCTATTCAATTGTGGTTTTTGGGCAGAGTTGGTAACCCCAAGTTGCTTAAGGAAGCTGGTTTGCCATTTGTATCTGCTTCTGACGTTTACTGGAACGAAGATTCTAAGAAGTtagctgaagaagtagGCAACCCTTTGAGACCTTTgaccaaagaagaaatcaaggataTCATTTACAACAAGTACACCATTGCTGCTAAGAACGCACTTGAAGCTGGTTTCGACTACGTAGAAATCCATAGCGCACATGGATATCTCTTGGACCAGTTCTTGCAACCATCAACTAACCACAGAACTGATGAATATGGTGGTTCCATTGAAAACCGTGCCAGATTCGTATTGGAATTGGTCGACCATTTGATTCCAATTGTAGGAGCCGACAGATTGGCTATCAGAATCTCTCCTTGGGCCAAGTTCCAAAACATGAAGGCCGAAGAAGACGTAGTTCATCCAATCACCACCTTCAGTTACTTGGTTAATGAATTGCAAAGGAGAGCCGATGCTGGAAACCAGTTGGCATACATTTCTGTAGTCGAGCCTCGTGTTCAAGCCAGTTATGATGTTGATGTAAACGCTCAAGTCGGTGACAACTCtttcatttccaagatctggAAGGGTATTCTCATCAAGGCTGGTAGTTACACTTATGACGCTCCTGAATTTACGACATTGCGTACAGATCTTGCTGACAACCGTACTTTGGTTGGATTCTCTAGATACTTCACCTCCAACCCTGACTTTGTCAAGAGATTGAGAGACGGCTTGGAGTTGACTCCCTACGTCAGAGACACTTTCTACACCAGAGATAACTGGGGCTACAATACGTGGAACGAGTATGGTGTTGAGCACAAGtttgtggaagaagaagaggttaAGGTTGTCGCCCAAGAGATAAAGGGTAATTAG